A window of Steroidobacteraceae bacterium genomic DNA:
GCTTCTGCCCGACTGTCCAAGCGCCAGTGCAAGACTCGCGCCGACCATGCCCCCGCCAACGATCAGGACATCGAATTCGCCGGGTAACGCCGCGCTCATCGCCGCATGGACATGAGTTTTTCAATGGCCTTGACCGATTTGGGCGCAGTCTCGGTCAATACCTCGGGGCCGCTCGTACCGACAATCACGTCGTCCTCGATGCGTATGCCCGTACCTGCGAGTCCGCGTGGCAGCCCGCGCATGCCCTTCGGAAAATACAGCCCCGGTTCGATGGTGAGGGCCATGCCTGGTTCGAGAACGCGCCAGGCGTCGCCGAGCTTGTAGTCGCCAACGTCGTGGACATCCATCCCGAGCCAGTGACCGGTACGATGCATGTAGAACTTGCGGTAGGCGTCCGATTTGACGAGCTGGCCGGGCTTGCCCTTCAGGACGCCGAGTTTCACCAGCCCTTCGGTCAGGACCCGCACCGCCGCATCGTGGGGTTCGTTCCAGTGATTGCCCGGCCGAACCTTGTCGATGGCGGCCTGGTTTGCCGCCAACACAACCTCATAGACCGCGCGTTGCACCGGGCTGAACCTGCCGTTCACCGGGTAGGTGCGTGTGATGTCCGACGCGTAGTAGCGGTACTCGCAACCTGCATCGACCAGCAACAGCTCGCCGCTCACCAGCGGCGCGCGATTCTCGTGATAGTGCAGGATGCAGGCGTTGCGCCCGCCGGCGACGATCGGCTGGTAGGACAGCTCGGCGCCGGCCAGGTGAAACTCATGGAGCAATTCAGCGGCGATCTGGTACTCGTAACGGCCGGCGCGGGCGGCACGCATAGCCCGCTGGTGTGCCCGGCAACCGATCGCGGCGGCTTCGCGCATCTGGGCGATCTCGGCACGGCTCTTGGTGAGGCGCATGTCGTGCAACAGGTGCTGCAGCGCGACGACTTCGGCCGGCGCATGGCGATCGTAGCGACCATGAGCGCGCAAGCCGTTGATCCAGCCCAGGAGCCGCTGCTCGAACTGCCAGTTGACGCCCATGGCATAGAAGACCTTGTCGCGATTCTCGAGCAGCCCGGGCAGGATTTCGTCGATGTCGCCAATCGGAAAGGCATCGTCTGCTCCGAAATCGCGCACCGCGCCGGCGGGCCCCGCGCGCAGCCCATCCCAGGTCTCGCGCTGCGGATCGCGGTCGCGCACGAACAGGATGTACTCGGCGGCACGGCGCTTCGGCACCAGGACTGCAACGGCTTCGGGCTCGCCAAACCCGGTCAGGTAATGGAAGTCACTATCCTGGCGGTAGCGGTGTTCGACATCCGAATTGCGCATCTGCAGTGGCGCCGATGGCACCACCGCGATGCTGCCCGGTCCCATGCTGCGCATGAGCTGCGCCCGGCGCCGTGCGTATTCGGCCGCTGCAACCGGTCTCGGCCGCGCGACCATCAGTGCAGCACCGGCCGCTCGACGTTGCCGGGGCGACGCCTGTCGGCCAGTTCCTCGAAAATCAGCTGCACGCCGACCCGCACGAACTCCACCAGTTCGACGAAGGCCGTTTCGTTTCGCTCCTCGCCCTCACTCGCATCGACACCAATGTGGGTGATCTCGGTCAGGTCGCGCACCACTTCGCCGACCTCGCCAGGCATGTCCGCGGCATCGCGCAGACCGTGGGTACCTAGCCCGTAGAGAAAGCCCTGGCACCAAAGTCCAAGCGCTTCGGCGCGCGACTCGATCGGCATGTCATCGGCCGGCAGCAGCAACTGCAGTGCAAGCTCCTGCCCCTCGAGTGCATTGCGCGTACCGCTGTAGATCTTGTCCAGCCACAGCGCAAGCTTGTTGTCAATGGCAAGGGATGGCTGAATTTCGGCGATCCAGTCATCGATGGCATAGTCCGCGCCCGAACACAGGGCGCCGGCCAGGGCGCCATGCGCCTCGGCCACCGCGGTCACCGCATGAACCTGATCGAAGAGTTTCGAAAGCAGCGCATAGTCGGCGGCAGTCATGCGGCCATTATGCCCGAAGCGCTGATTGTGATTGACCAGTCCGCGCATGCGGACCTATAGTTTTCCAATGAACGACACTGCAACCACGGTCGACAGCGAACTGAAGAGACTCGAAAAGCGCTTCGAAGAGCTTCTGGCAACCATAGGCCGGCTCAAGGAAGAAAACCGCGCACTCAAGCAGCGCCAGGAAATGCTCGCAACCGAGCGCGCAGGATTGCTCCACAAGAACGAACAGGTTCGCACGCGGGTCGAGGCGATGATCAATCGCCTGAAGACGCTGGAGCACGGCGCATGAGCGAGCCGGCGGTGACCCGCGTCGGGGTGCGCATCCTCGAGAAGGAATACCAGATCGCCTGCCCGCATGAGGAGCGTTCGGATCTGCTCGATTCGGCCGAATACCTCAACTCGAAAATGAAGGAAATCCGTGACACCGGCAAAGTCGTTGGCCTCGACCGGATCGCGATCATTGCGGCGCTCAATCTCGCCAACGAACTGCTGAAGATCAAGAGCCAGGGCAGCCAGGTCTCGCACAACGTCGGTGGCCGGTTACGCAACCTGCGTGAACGGGTCGAGTCCGCCCTCGAAAAGGGTCAACAGCTCGAGCTTTGAGCAAAACTGCCAACTGTCGCAAGAAACGCACGACAATCCCTTCACGGCCCGCGCGCGCATCGTGTAGATTCATCCACGCGTCGCCTGCGGTGTTCGACAGCGGATCGGGTTACCTCTCGACCCTAATTGAAACACCCTCGGGGCCCTTGAGCTTGCCGGCTGAATTGTGCAAGTCCGCCATGAGCGGGAAGCCTTACCAACCGCAGCTTGCCCCACCTGTTGCTCTGGTTCGAGAGCAATGGTTCGCACCGGCACCGGCGGGCGACGCGCTCTTCGACCTCCACCATGACTGACATCGCCGCCTTGCGCACCCGCCTGAGGCAGCGTCGCGCCGCCGTCAGCCCGACCGATCGCGCAGATGCCGGCCGGCGCATCGCGCATTGCCTGCGCGGCCTGCACCTGCTGCGTCCGCGTGCACGTATTGCCGTCTACCTGCCGACGCCCACGGAAGTCGATTGCTGGCCAACCATCCTCGCTGCGCAACGCAATGGCTGCGCGCTCTACGCCCCGGTCATCAGCGACTATGCTCACCGGCGCATGCGGCTGTGCCCGCTGCACCCCCCTCTGTCGACGAATCGCTATGGCATCGACGAACCTGCCGATGCCGATTGGCTCGATCCGCGCTGGTGCCAGGTGATACTGCTGCCGCTGTTGGGGTTCGATCAGCTCGGCAATCGTCTCGGCATGGGGGCCGGCTACTATGATCGGCTGTTGAGGTTTCGGGCGCTGCGGCGCAGGTGGCGTGGGCCGTTGCTGATCGGCCTCGGTTACGAGGCACAGCGATGCCCGGCGCTCACGCCGAAGACCCACGACATTCAACTGGATGCCGTTGTAACTGAAAGTGGTATCCGAAGGTTCTGGAGATAGTCCCGATGCAGTACTGGCTCATGAAAAGCGAACCACAGTCATTTGGTATAGATGACCTCGCGGCGGCTCCCGGACGCCGCACTGCCTGGGACGGCGTGCGCAATTACCAGGCTCGCAACTATCTTCGCGATGCCATGAAGCGCGGGGACCGGGGGTTTTTCTACCATTCGAGCTGCGCGGAGCCGGGCATAGTCGGCATCGTCGAAGTCGTGCGCGAGGGCTATGCGGATGCGAGCGCGTTCGACCCGGATGACCATCACTACGACCCCAAGAGCGATCCGGATCAGCCCCGCTGGT
This region includes:
- a CDS encoding aminopeptidase P N-terminal domain-containing protein, whose product is MVARPRPVAAAEYARRRAQLMRSMGPGSIAVVPSAPLQMRNSDVEHRYRQDSDFHYLTGFGEPEAVAVLVPKRRAAEYILFVRDRDPQRETWDGLRAGPAGAVRDFGADDAFPIGDIDEILPGLLENRDKVFYAMGVNWQFEQRLLGWINGLRAHGRYDRHAPAEVVALQHLLHDMRLTKSRAEIAQMREAAAIGCRAHQRAMRAARAGRYEYQIAAELLHEFHLAGAELSYQPIVAGGRNACILHYHENRAPLVSGELLLVDAGCEYRYYASDITRTYPVNGRFSPVQRAVYEVVLAANQAAIDKVRPGNHWNEPHDAAVRVLTEGLVKLGVLKGKPGQLVKSDAYRKFYMHRTGHWLGMDVHDVGDYKLGDAWRVLEPGMALTIEPGLYFPKGMRGLPRGLAGTGIRIEDDVIVGTSGPEVLTETAPKSVKAIEKLMSMRR
- a CDS encoding UPF0149 family protein, with the protein product MTAADYALLSKLFDQVHAVTAVAEAHGALAGALCSGADYAIDDWIAEIQPSLAIDNKLALWLDKIYSGTRNALEGQELALQLLLPADDMPIESRAEALGLWCQGFLYGLGTHGLRDAADMPGEVGEVVRDLTEITHIGVDASEGEERNETAFVELVEFVRVGVQLIFEELADRRRPGNVERPVLH
- a CDS encoding TIGR02449 family protein → MNDTATTVDSELKRLEKRFEELLATIGRLKEENRALKQRQEMLATERAGLLHKNEQVRTRVEAMINRLKTLEHGA
- a CDS encoding cell division protein ZapA, whose protein sequence is MSEPAVTRVGVRILEKEYQIACPHEERSDLLDSAEYLNSKMKEIRDTGKVVGLDRIAIIAALNLANELLKIKSQGSQVSHNVGGRLRNLRERVESALEKGQQLEL
- a CDS encoding 5-formyltetrahydrofolate cyclo-ligase → MTDIAALRTRLRQRRAAVSPTDRADAGRRIAHCLRGLHLLRPRARIAVYLPTPTEVDCWPTILAAQRNGCALYAPVISDYAHRRMRLCPLHPPLSTNRYGIDEPADADWLDPRWCQVILLPLLGFDQLGNRLGMGAGYYDRLLRFRALRRRWRGPLLIGLGYEAQRCPALTPKTHDIQLDAVVTESGIRRFWR
- a CDS encoding EVE domain-containing protein — translated: MQYWLMKSEPQSFGIDDLAAAPGRRTAWDGVRNYQARNYLRDAMKRGDRGFFYHSSCAEPGIVGIVEVVREGYADASAFDPDDHHYDPKSDPDQPRWYVVDVRLVRKLRRTITLDELRKHVRKLDGLLLLQRGNRLSITPVSEGHWQYILKLE